A window from Marinagarivorans cellulosilyticus encodes these proteins:
- a CDS encoding EAL and GGDEF domain-containing protein yields MKFSAVKSRLFTTALCLLATAAPLSALLMVLFDSATAPVWLILLALGALASLAISGMFYTLHLKHRRTEQQLNLYREAVAATPYALSIFDHNDQFIDCNEAYRKIHQAAFEQYADDLTYEQLMRATAKQFTATDNIEQWVNRRLTLHRAGSGEHKDEYCPDGRWLRVSKHRTNSGATVSYGIDISDLKHRELQLSDSEKRYTALTQVAPVGIWQIANSGSTLFHNNALIGILDCSDETQLLDNSALKTLQIYQNDKLLSHKESQARLLRGKHPLYVEATVDKHPEKTLYIARSKNIESVDGEQSYMMVILDVSQRKQAERDIRYLAEHDPLTGLSNRNMLNLKLHYLLQEKKDFAIVLLDLDHFKDVNDSLGHQIGDRLIKESAERIKKTLRTNDFASRLGGDEFAIVLPNVTDLASAHAIIKRIYSGFKEPVIIENNIIPISASAGIALYPEHGNSEQELIQHADIALYHQKNLGRGSFTLFETALANDIQARKEIEQDLRRALHNQQELSVNYQPQFNIQTSELTGVEALVRWKNQRTDQWVSPADFIPIAEQSGLIYLLDKWVLTTAATQIHKWHHMGFGHIVLASNLSTVHFRGDTLTTMINDVIKTTSINPASLELEITEGLFLEEQSHATDQLDLLRSQGIRVAVDDFGTGYSNLGYLNNLPVDSLKIDRSFIDNFDKNNYYRSIVNFIIELGNNLGLDIIAEGIETQNQLDALVDLKCSHGQGYFLARPQPAEVIEKLLIDTVSPMEPPAFAEDPIASHSQHSS; encoded by the coding sequence TTGAAGTTTTCAGCCGTTAAATCCCGCTTATTCACAACCGCTTTGTGCCTGCTTGCAACGGCAGCACCATTAAGCGCGTTGTTAATGGTGTTATTCGACAGTGCAACGGCGCCGGTGTGGCTAATACTGTTAGCGCTTGGGGCACTGGCATCACTTGCCATAAGCGGCATGTTCTATACGTTGCATTTAAAACATCGACGCACAGAGCAACAACTTAACCTGTACCGCGAAGCGGTTGCGGCGACACCTTATGCGCTATCTATTTTTGATCACAACGATCAATTTATTGACTGCAATGAGGCCTACCGAAAGATACACCAAGCCGCCTTCGAGCAATACGCGGACGACCTAACCTACGAACAACTGATGCGCGCCACTGCTAAGCAATTCACCGCAACAGATAACATCGAGCAATGGGTTAATCGCCGTTTAACTCTTCATAGAGCAGGCTCAGGAGAGCACAAAGACGAATACTGCCCCGACGGCCGCTGGCTAAGAGTTTCTAAGCACCGCACAAATAGTGGCGCCACCGTGAGCTACGGCATTGATATAAGCGACCTAAAACACCGCGAATTGCAGCTTAGCGATAGTGAAAAACGCTATACGGCACTAACCCAAGTAGCCCCTGTGGGCATTTGGCAAATAGCTAATTCAGGCAGCACCCTATTCCACAATAATGCCCTTATTGGTATTTTGGACTGCAGTGATGAAACCCAACTACTCGATAACAGCGCGCTAAAAACCCTACAAATTTACCAAAACGATAAGCTTCTTAGTCATAAGGAGTCGCAAGCGCGCCTATTGCGCGGCAAACACCCTCTGTACGTTGAAGCCACTGTAGATAAACACCCCGAAAAAACGCTTTATATTGCACGCAGCAAAAACATCGAAAGTGTCGATGGTGAGCAATCGTACATGATGGTGATACTCGATGTTAGCCAGCGCAAACAGGCCGAACGGGATATTCGGTATTTAGCGGAACACGACCCTTTAACTGGGCTATCTAACCGCAACATGCTCAATTTAAAGCTGCACTATTTACTGCAAGAAAAGAAAGACTTCGCCATAGTACTACTCGATTTAGACCACTTTAAAGACGTGAATGATAGCTTAGGTCACCAAATAGGCGACCGCCTTATTAAAGAGTCTGCCGAGCGCATAAAAAAAACATTACGCACTAACGACTTTGCCAGCCGGTTAGGCGGTGACGAATTTGCAATTGTGCTACCCAATGTCACTGATTTAGCCAGTGCCCACGCCATTATTAAGCGCATATATTCGGGCTTTAAAGAGCCCGTTATTATCGAGAACAACATCATCCCCATTAGCGCCAGTGCAGGCATTGCGCTTTATCCTGAACACGGCAATAGTGAGCAAGAGCTTATTCAACACGCCGATATTGCGCTGTACCACCAAAAGAATTTAGGCCGAGGATCTTTTACCCTTTTTGAAACTGCGCTAGCCAACGACATACAAGCCCGCAAAGAAATCGAACAAGATCTGCGCCGTGCGTTACATAACCAGCAAGAGCTATCCGTTAATTATCAACCACAATTTAATATTCAAACATCGGAATTAACCGGGGTAGAAGCCCTTGTACGCTGGAAAAACCAACGCACCGATCAATGGGTATCCCCTGCCGACTTTATTCCCATTGCAGAACAAAGCGGTTTAATTTACTTATTGGATAAATGGGTCTTAACTACCGCGGCAACCCAAATACATAAATGGCATCACATGGGCTTTGGTCACATCGTCTTAGCCAGCAATTTATCGACGGTGCATTTTCGTGGCGATACATTAACAACAATGATTAACGATGTGATTAAAACAACCAGTATTAACCCCGCCAGTTTAGAACTAGAAATTACCGAAGGGCTTTTTTTGGAGGAGCAATCACACGCAACCGATCAGCTGGATCTATTGCGCAGCCAAGGTATTCGTGTAGCCGTAGACGACTTTGGTACGGGTTATTCAAATTTGGGTTATTTGAATAACCTGCCAGTAGATAGCCTCAAAATAGATCGCTCGTTTATTGATAACTTTGATAAAAATAACTATTACCGCTCAATTGTTAATTTCATTATTGAGCTGGGTAATAATTTAGGGCTCGACATTATTGCTGAAGGCATCGAAACGCAAAACCAGCTAGACGCCTTAGTCGACCTAAAATGCTCCCACGGCCAAGGCTATTTCCTTGCGCGGCCACAACCGGCAGAAGTTATCGAAAAACTGTTGATCGATACCGTATCACCTATGGAACCGCCAGCCTTCGCGGAAGACCCTATTGCCTCTCACTCACAGCACTCAAGCTAA
- the proC gene encoding pyrroline-5-carboxylate reductase — MSNICFIGAGNMAQSIIGGLLKSGSRKESIWATARSEDKRTNLADNFGVNTTDNNVAAVEACRIIILAVKPQMMFGVCEEIAPYIQGKLVISVAAGISCESLEKWLGKNAAIVRCMPNTPSLIGQGACGLYANANTNTLQKQAAQAILEATGKAVWVDDEALMHTVTAVSGSGPAYFFLFLEAMTQAAVEQGLDQHTAQSLAIQTAKGAALLAEQSDDNLETLRKKVTSPGGTTEQAILSFEHSGLRGTINKAMAACAERSKVMAEELS; from the coding sequence ATGAGTAATATCTGTTTTATTGGTGCCGGCAACATGGCACAAAGCATTATTGGCGGCCTGCTCAAATCAGGCTCACGCAAAGAGTCCATTTGGGCAACGGCACGCAGCGAAGACAAGCGCACTAACCTTGCAGATAACTTTGGCGTAAACACCACAGACAATAACGTCGCCGCCGTAGAGGCCTGCCGTATTATCATTCTCGCAGTAAAGCCACAGATGATGTTTGGCGTATGCGAAGAAATAGCCCCCTACATCCAAGGCAAATTAGTGATTTCTGTCGCCGCTGGCATCAGCTGCGAATCACTAGAAAAATGGCTGGGTAAGAACGCAGCCATCGTAAGGTGCATGCCAAATACCCCTTCACTGATAGGCCAAGGTGCCTGCGGTTTATACGCAAATGCAAATACAAATACCTTACAAAAACAAGCTGCCCAAGCCATTTTAGAAGCAACAGGCAAAGCGGTATGGGTCGACGATGAAGCGCTGATGCACACAGTAACCGCCGTATCGGGCAGTGGCCCTGCCTACTTCTTCCTCTTTTTAGAAGCCATGACACAAGCTGCAGTAGAACAAGGGCTAGACCAACACACAGCGCAATCACTGGCTATCCAAACGGCTAAAGGCGCCGCGCTATTGGCAGAACAAAGCGATGACAACCTCGAAACACTGCGCAAAAAAGTGACCTCCCCTGGTGGCACAACCGAGCAAGCCATCTTAAGCTTCGAACACAGCGGCCTGCGCGGCACTATTAATAAAGCCATGGCAGCATGCGCTGAGCGCTCAAAAGTTATGGCAGAAGAACTTTCTTAA
- a CDS encoding type IV pilus twitching motility protein PilT has product MDITELLAFSAKQGASDLHLSAGLPPMIRVDGDVRRINLPPMDHKSVHALIYEIMNDKQRKDFEEFLETDFSFEVPGVARFRVNAFNHNRGAGAVFRTIPSKVLTMEELGMGQVFRDICSVPRGLVLVTGPTGSGKSTTLAAMVDFINESKYEHILTIEDPIEFVHESKKCLVNQREVHRDTHGFAEALRSALREDPDIILVGEMRDLETIRLALTAAETGHLVFGTLHTTSAAKTIDRIVDVFPANEKAMVRSMLSESLQAVISQTLMKRVGGGRIAAHEIMRGTPAIRNLIREDKVAQMYSSIQTGSAVGMQTMDQCLADLVERRIISRDIAREKAKMPENF; this is encoded by the coding sequence ATGGATATTACTGAACTGTTGGCGTTTTCTGCCAAGCAGGGTGCTTCCGACTTACACCTCTCGGCAGGCTTACCGCCAATGATTCGTGTCGATGGCGATGTGCGTCGCATTAACTTGCCGCCGATGGATCACAAATCGGTGCATGCGTTGATCTACGAGATCATGAACGACAAGCAGCGCAAAGATTTCGAAGAGTTCCTAGAAACCGATTTCTCTTTCGAAGTGCCCGGCGTGGCGCGTTTTCGTGTCAACGCTTTTAACCACAACCGCGGTGCCGGTGCGGTTTTCCGTACCATTCCATCGAAAGTACTGACGATGGAAGAGCTCGGTATGGGGCAGGTGTTTCGTGATATTTGCTCTGTGCCACGGGGTCTAGTATTGGTAACAGGGCCTACTGGTTCGGGTAAGTCTACAACGCTGGCAGCGATGGTCGACTTTATCAACGAAAGTAAGTACGAACACATCCTTACCATCGAAGACCCTATCGAATTCGTTCACGAGTCGAAAAAATGCTTGGTTAACCAGCGCGAAGTACACCGCGATACTCACGGCTTTGCTGAAGCGCTTCGCTCGGCGCTGCGGGAAGATCCCGATATCATTCTTGTTGGTGAGATGCGAGACCTAGAAACCATTCGCTTGGCGCTAACAGCTGCTGAAACGGGCCACTTAGTTTTCGGCACCTTGCACACTACCTCAGCTGCTAAAACCATCGACCGTATTGTAGATGTATTCCCCGCTAACGAGAAAGCCATGGTGCGTTCGATGCTGTCGGAATCGTTACAGGCTGTAATTTCGCAAACCCTTATGAAGCGTGTTGGCGGCGGCCGTATTGCAGCACATGAAATTATGCGCGGTACGCCCGCGATCCGTAACTTGATTCGTGAAGATAAAGTTGCACAAATGTATTCATCGATTCAAACGGGCTCGGCTGTGGGCATGCAGACGATGGATCAATGCTTGGCAGACCTCGTCGAGCGTCGCATTATTAGTCGCGATATAGCGCGCGAAAAAGCGAAAATGCCAGAAAATTTCTAA
- a CDS encoding sugar transferase, producing MTHYLLQLAGFLTLLSILLVIYHHAFYPLLLKRLAQRKSRDIHPNNVQSQAKLESYPFIDVIIPAFNEEKTIKEKLYNLACIDYPENKIAFHIVLDGCTDNTETIAQKTLNDPLFESWQFHIHAHKDNAGKVARLNTYATKSKADLIAFSDVSALISCDAFSLCAKHFADKKVGVVTGYYRLLSPATQGEKAYWDFQCQQQLAESAMGAVQGAHGAFYAIRSELYTPLPADTINDDFIIPMQIVAAGFQAIMEPNINALELEQTTSELESHRRIRIAAGNTQQLFRLHHLLHPRYRNIAFMFASGKTLRVLMPYLMLIALLGSALLAPLSALFLLAFAGQVSGYIMGILSLCNFPYTRKLSPLGYLVRGHYCSLLGSSRYLWDALHGKHRAVLRHKARNNDNDTFFGIDRTTAKAKRIFDIVIAGSALVILSPLLPLLVLAIKLESRGPAIFSQVRIGLCTPTQTQYFTMYKFRSMVQDAEKATGATLAQKNDARITRVGLFLRKTRLDEIPQLINVLRGDMSIVGPRPERPDFYGKLEKAIPFFAERTYGVMPGITGLAQVHQGYDTCIEDVRSKVGYDHGYALSLHNVSTWLRMDLWIMFKTIEVMIMGRGQ from the coding sequence ATGACTCACTATTTATTACAACTTGCCGGATTCCTAACGCTGTTGAGTATTCTCTTAGTAATTTATCACCATGCCTTCTACCCGCTGCTACTTAAGCGTTTGGCACAAAGAAAAAGCCGAGACATACATCCTAACAATGTACAGTCTCAAGCTAAGTTAGAAAGCTATCCTTTTATTGATGTTATTATTCCTGCATTTAACGAAGAAAAAACCATCAAAGAAAAACTCTATAACTTAGCTTGCATCGATTACCCTGAAAACAAAATAGCGTTTCACATTGTTTTAGATGGTTGCACCGACAACACCGAAACCATTGCACAAAAAACATTAAACGACCCACTGTTTGAAAGCTGGCAATTTCATATCCATGCACATAAAGATAACGCAGGAAAAGTTGCCCGTTTGAACACTTACGCCACCAAAAGTAAAGCGGACCTCATTGCTTTTAGCGATGTATCTGCTTTGATTTCTTGCGATGCATTTAGCCTTTGCGCCAAGCACTTTGCAGATAAAAAAGTTGGCGTAGTCACTGGCTATTACCGATTACTCTCACCTGCCACCCAAGGTGAAAAAGCCTATTGGGATTTTCAGTGCCAGCAGCAACTTGCCGAATCGGCTATGGGCGCAGTACAAGGCGCGCACGGTGCATTTTATGCCATACGCTCGGAGCTATACACACCTCTTCCAGCTGATACCATCAATGACGATTTCATTATTCCAATGCAAATTGTCGCTGCGGGGTTTCAGGCGATTATGGAACCCAACATTAATGCCCTTGAGTTAGAACAAACCACAAGTGAGCTTGAGAGCCACCGCCGTATTAGAATTGCAGCGGGCAATACCCAACAGCTGTTTCGCTTGCATCATTTATTGCACCCTCGCTACCGCAACATCGCATTTATGTTTGCATCCGGTAAAACGCTTCGCGTCCTTATGCCGTATTTAATGCTTATTGCGCTGCTAGGCTCTGCCCTACTTGCGCCCTTAAGCGCATTATTTTTATTAGCCTTTGCCGGCCAAGTTAGTGGTTATATTATGGGGATTTTAAGTTTATGCAATTTCCCCTACACCCGAAAATTGTCCCCACTGGGGTATTTAGTGCGCGGGCATTACTGCAGCTTATTAGGTAGCAGCCGCTACCTTTGGGATGCACTACACGGCAAACACCGCGCGGTATTGCGCCACAAGGCCCGTAATAATGATAACGATACATTCTTTGGGATTGATCGCACGACGGCAAAAGCCAAACGTATCTTTGATATTGTCATTGCTGGCAGCGCGCTAGTCATCCTCTCACCATTACTGCCATTACTGGTGCTAGCGATTAAACTGGAATCGCGCGGACCCGCTATTTTTAGCCAAGTGCGCATTGGCTTGTGCACCCCCACCCAAACGCAATATTTTACAATGTATAAATTTCGCAGCATGGTACAAGATGCCGAAAAAGCCACTGGTGCTACTTTGGCGCAAAAGAATGATGCCAGAATCACCCGAGTTGGGCTTTTCCTACGAAAAACTCGGCTTGATGAAATTCCACAATTAATTAATGTTCTACGCGGTGATATGTCAATTGTAGGCCCTCGCCCAGAACGCCCCGATTTTTACGGCAAGCTCGAAAAAGCAATTCCATTTTTTGCTGAACGCACTTACGGTGTTATGCCTGGCATTACCGGCTTAGCGCAGGTTCACCAAGGCTACGATACATGCATAGAAGATGTGCGCAGCAAAGTGGGATACGATCACGGCTACGCACTTTCACTGCACAACGTGAGTACTTGGCTGCGAATGGATTTATGGATTATGTTTAAAACGATTGAAGTTATGATTATGGGGCGCGGACAATAA
- a CDS encoding glycosyltransferase, with translation MTSAQIVQHLQPGGIEALALTLMEQQQGSIIISLEGAPQQAITQWPRLAPFRDRIFFLGKPSGFSIGTIKKLKEILLSHKVNAIHTHHIGPFIYGGIAAALNGIRKHVHTEHDGWHLQNAKHSGIQRCLNVLLQPTLVADAKQVAQAIKASTGAKSQIIYNGIDTEKFHPCESEINKYTLRLNWGLESTQYLLGSAGRLETVKGHEHLIRAVQHLPDTISLALAGTGSCEQALKKLATSLNLQHRIHFLGHIDHTENFYRMLDGFCLPSLNEGFPLAPLEAQACNIPSIVSNVGGAAETLCPSSGIAVEPANPRALADAILKQSRAPKHASPRPFICQNFSIDAMTNAYQQLLSA, from the coding sequence ATGACCAGCGCACAAATTGTACAGCACCTACAGCCCGGCGGCATTGAAGCCCTAGCGCTTACACTAATGGAGCAGCAACAAGGCAGTATTATTATTAGCCTAGAGGGCGCGCCACAACAAGCAATAACACAGTGGCCTCGTTTAGCGCCCTTCCGGGATCGTATTTTTTTCTTAGGTAAGCCCAGCGGTTTTTCCATAGGCACCATAAAAAAATTAAAAGAGATTTTGCTCAGCCATAAAGTTAACGCCATACACACTCACCACATTGGCCCATTTATATACGGTGGTATTGCAGCCGCCTTAAATGGCATTAGAAAGCATGTACATACGGAACATGATGGCTGGCACTTGCAAAATGCAAAGCACTCTGGCATTCAACGCTGCCTAAATGTATTGCTGCAACCAACACTGGTAGCCGACGCCAAGCAAGTTGCCCAAGCCATCAAAGCATCCACTGGCGCTAAAAGTCAAATTATCTATAACGGTATAGATACAGAAAAATTTCACCCCTGTGAAAGTGAAATCAATAAATACACCTTGCGTCTAAACTGGGGGCTAGAAAGCACACAGTACCTTTTAGGCTCCGCAGGACGATTAGAAACCGTTAAAGGCCACGAACACCTTATTCGCGCCGTGCAGCATCTGCCCGATACTATATCGCTGGCACTGGCAGGCACTGGTAGCTGCGAACAGGCCTTAAAAAAGCTAGCAACATCGCTCAATTTGCAACACCGCATTCACTTTTTAGGGCACATCGACCATACCGAAAATTTCTACCGCATGCTTGATGGCTTTTGCCTTCCATCGTTAAACGAAGGCTTCCCTCTGGCGCCCTTAGAGGCGCAGGCTTGTAACATTCCGAGCATTGTTAGCAATGTAGGTGGCGCCGCGGAAACGCTATGCCCATCCTCGGGCATCGCCGTGGAGCCTGCCAACCCTCGTGCACTGGCCGATGCAATTCTTAAACAAAGTAGAGCCCCAAAACACGCATCACCCCGCCCTTTTATCTGCCAGAATTTTTCGATCGATGCGATGACAAATGCTTACCAACAACTGCTTAGCGCTTAG
- a CDS encoding YggS family pyridoxal phosphate-dependent enzyme yields MTNISHNLAQIHQLIEQAAHKHHRASSDILLLAVSKVQPISALEEAYNAGQRHFGENYVQELEQKATALGNLGIIWHFIGPIQSNKTRIVAEHCHWVHSLDREKVAKRLSDQRPAHLPPLQVCIQVNIDNEETKSGVSTCELPALVSAIEQLPNLKLRGFMAIPSKAAPKAAFQAMQALAQQYQLQTLSMGMSADMEDAIAAGSTIVRIGTALFGPRQAAAQSSQ; encoded by the coding sequence ATGACGAACATTTCACACAACCTAGCGCAAATCCACCAGCTTATTGAGCAAGCCGCACATAAGCATCACCGAGCATCAAGTGATATTCTTTTGCTTGCGGTGTCTAAGGTGCAACCAATTAGTGCGCTAGAAGAGGCTTACAACGCCGGCCAGCGCCACTTTGGCGAGAATTATGTACAAGAGTTAGAACAAAAAGCGACAGCGCTCGGCAACCTCGGTATTATTTGGCACTTCATCGGCCCTATTCAGTCCAACAAAACACGCATAGTGGCCGAGCACTGCCACTGGGTACACTCCCTAGATCGCGAAAAAGTGGCTAAAAGGCTGAGCGATCAACGCCCAGCCCACCTGCCACCGCTGCAAGTGTGTATTCAAGTGAATATTGATAATGAAGAAACAAAATCTGGCGTTAGCACATGCGAATTACCGGCCTTGGTTTCGGCTATAGAGCAACTACCGAATTTAAAGCTTAGAGGCTTCATGGCGATCCCGAGCAAAGCCGCCCCTAAGGCGGCATTCCAAGCCATGCAAGCTTTAGCACAACAATACCAACTGCAGACACTATCCATGGGAATGTCTGCCGATATGGAGGACGCCATTGCCGCCGGCAGCACAATCGTGCGCATTGGCACAGCATTGTTTGGCCCTAGGCAGGCCGCGGCACAGTCGTCTCAATAA
- a CDS encoding PilT/PilU family type 4a pilus ATPase, whose amino-acid sequence MEIDRLLRLMVEKQASDLFITAGVPPSMKVNGKITPVTTTPLSPEKSRETVLSTMNEKQREEFVDKKELNFAISARGVGRFRVSAFYQRNLAGMVLRRIETKIPKVDELGLPEIIKDLAMTKRGLIIFVGATGTGKSTSLAAMIGHRNRNSKGHIISIEDPIEFVHQHQGCVITQREVGIDTESFDVALKNTLRQAPDVILIGEVRSRETMENAIAFAETGHLCLCTLHANNANQALDRIIHFFPADRHTQLWMDLSLNLKAIVAQQLIPTPDGNGRRACLEIMLNTPLAADTIRKGEVHELKELMKKSTELGMQTFDQALYDLYDAGEITYEDALAHADSANDLRLLIKLGSESDAEYLSNAADELSIQEDDTNRMRRF is encoded by the coding sequence ATGGAAATTGATCGACTCCTCCGCTTAATGGTGGAAAAACAAGCGTCCGACTTATTTATTACTGCCGGTGTACCGCCATCAATGAAGGTAAACGGTAAAATTACCCCAGTCACAACAACGCCTTTATCGCCCGAAAAGTCGCGTGAAACGGTGCTTAGCACCATGAACGAAAAACAGCGCGAAGAGTTCGTTGATAAAAAAGAGCTAAACTTTGCCATCAGCGCCCGTGGTGTTGGCCGTTTCCGTGTGAGTGCTTTTTATCAGCGCAACCTTGCTGGTATGGTTTTGCGTCGCATTGAAACCAAAATTCCAAAGGTTGATGAATTGGGCTTGCCTGAAATCATTAAAGACCTAGCTATGACAAAGCGCGGCCTAATTATTTTTGTGGGCGCTACCGGTACGGGTAAATCCACATCGCTCGCGGCGATGATTGGGCACCGCAACCGCAACTCGAAAGGCCATATTATTTCCATTGAAGATCCTATTGAATTTGTTCACCAGCACCAAGGTTGCGTTATTACGCAGCGTGAGGTGGGCATTGATACTGAATCTTTTGATGTAGCTTTGAAAAACACATTGCGTCAAGCACCCGATGTGATTTTGATTGGTGAGGTTCGTTCGCGCGAAACAATGGAAAACGCCATTGCCTTTGCTGAAACCGGCCACTTATGTTTGTGTACACTGCACGCTAACAACGCTAACCAAGCATTGGATCGCATTATTCACTTTTTCCCCGCCGATCGTCATACGCAACTGTGGATGGATTTGTCGCTAAACTTAAAAGCCATTGTGGCGCAGCAGTTAATTCCCACGCCCGACGGCAATGGTCGCCGCGCGTGTTTAGAAATTATGCTTAATACGCCATTAGCAGCAGATACTATCCGTAAGGGCGAAGTACACGAGCTGAAAGAGTTAATGAAAAAATCAACCGAGCTGGGCATGCAGACTTTTGACCAAGCGTTATACGATTTATATGACGCCGGTGAAATCACCTACGAGGATGCATTGGCGCACGCTGACTCTGCCAACGATTTACGCCTGCTTATTAAATTGGGCTCTGAATCGGATGCGGAGTACTTGTCGAATGCCGCCGATGAGTTGTCTATTCAGGAAGATGATACCAATCGGATGCGTAGGTTTTAA
- a CDS encoding YggT family protein has protein sequence MQGTFVQIAIFIINTLATLYVGAVLLRFLLQIVRADFYNPLSQLIVKVTNPLLKPLRKVIPGMGGFDIAALVLAFIAQIIFIWLIQLVAGGAVGLYGGLIFIWALLALLMLILGIYMISMFIVAIASFIAPYSSNFALLLMRQIIEPICVPVRKLIPPMGGFDFSFMAVAMGIYILRMLVMGVAHSYGIPL, from the coding sequence ATGCAAGGCACGTTCGTACAAATCGCTATATTTATCATAAACACCTTAGCCACACTCTACGTCGGCGCCGTACTGTTGCGGTTTTTACTGCAAATTGTGCGGGCAGATTTCTACAATCCGTTATCTCAGCTTATCGTAAAAGTTACCAACCCTTTGTTAAAGCCACTGCGAAAAGTAATTCCCGGGATGGGCGGGTTTGATATTGCCGCGCTTGTACTTGCCTTTATCGCGCAAATCATTTTTATTTGGTTAATACAGCTAGTCGCAGGTGGCGCTGTAGGCTTATACGGCGGTTTGATCTTTATCTGGGCTTTGCTCGCGCTACTGATGCTAATACTTGGCATTTATATGATTAGTATGTTTATTGTTGCAATCGCCAGCTTTATAGCGCCTTACAGTAGTAACTTTGCCTTACTGTTGATGCGGCAAATAATCGAGCCTATTTGTGTTCCTGTACGCAAGCTAATCCCCCCGATGGGAGGTTTTGATTTCTCCTTTATGGCAGTGGCTATGGGCATTTATATTTTGCGCATGCTTGTGATGGGCGTCGCTCATAGCTACGGCATCCCGCTTTAA